In Felis catus isolate Fca126 chromosome E1, F.catus_Fca126_mat1.0, whole genome shotgun sequence, the following proteins share a genomic window:
- the PDK2 gene encoding pyruvate dehydrogenase kinase, isozyme 2 isoform X2 — MGTRWLPVRECIPPPGAWTQRWRYVQSLLDIMEFLDKDPEDHRTLSQFTDALITIRNRHNDVVPTMAQGVLEYKDTYGDDPVSNQNIQYFLDRFYLSRISIRMLINQHTLIFDGSTNPAHPKHIGSIDPNCNVSEVVKDAYDMAKLLCDKYYMASPDLEIQEINTSNSKQPIHMVYVPSHLYHMLFELFKNAMRATVESHESSLVLPPIKVMVALGEEDLSIKMSDRGGGVPLRKIERLFSYMYSTAPTPQPGTGGTPLAGFGYGLPISRLYAKYFQGDLQLFSMEGFGTDAVIYLKALSTDSVERLPVYNKSAWRHYQTIQEAGDWCVPSTEPKNTSTYRVS, encoded by the exons ATGGGGACGAGGTGGCTGCCTGTGAGAGAGTGCATACCTCCTCCAGGAGCTTGGACGCAgaggtggag GTATGTCCAAAGTCTCCTGGACATCATGGAGTTCCTGGACAAAGACCCCGAGGACCATCGTACCCTGAGCCA GTTCACCGATGCCCTGATCACCATCCGGAACCGCCACAACGACGTGGTGCCCACCATGGCGCAGGGCGTGCTGGAGTACAAGGACACCTACGGCGACGACCCGGTCTCCAACCAGAACATCCAGTACTTTCTGGACCGCTTCTACCTCAGCCGCATCTCCATCCGCATGCTCATCAACCAGCACA CCCTGATTTTTGACGGCAGCACCAACCCGGCCCACCCCAAACACATTGGCAGCATCGACCCCAACTGCAACGTCTCCGAGGTGGTGAAGG atGCCTATGATATGGCCAAGCTCCTGTGTGACAAGTACTACATGGCCTCCCCTGACTTGGAGATCCAAGAGATCAATA CCTCCAACTCCAAACAGCCAATTCACATGGTCTATGTCCCTTCCCACCTCTACCACATGCTTTTTGAACTCTTCAAG AATGCCATGCGCGCAACTGTGGAAAGCCACGAGTCCAGCCTTGTCCTCCCACCTATCAAGGTCATGGTGGCCTTGGGTGAGGAAGATCTGTCCATCAAA ATGAGTGACCGGGGTGGGGGAGTCCCCCTGAGGAAGATCGAGCGACTCTTCAGCTACATGTActccacagcccccaccccccagccaggcACTGGAGGGACCCCGCTG GCTGGCTTCGGGTACGGGCTCCCCATTTCCCGCCTCTATGCCAAGTACTTCCAGGGAGACCTGCAGCTCTTCTCCATGGAGGGCTTTGGGACCGATGCTGTCATCTACCTCAAG GCCCTGTCCACGGACTCCGTGGAACGCCTGCCCGTCTACAACAAGTCAGCCTGGCGTCACTACCAGACCATCCAGGAGGCGGGCGACTGGTGtgtgcccagcacggagcccaagaACACGTCCACCTACCGTGTCAGCTAG
- the PDK2 gene encoding pyruvate dehydrogenase kinase, isozyme 2 isoform X1 produces MRWVRALLKNASLAGAPKYIEHFSKFSPSPLSMKQFLDFGSSNACEKTSFTFLRQELPVRLANIMKEINLLPDRVLSTPSVQLVQSWYVQSLLDIMEFLDKDPEDHRTLSQFTDALITIRNRHNDVVPTMAQGVLEYKDTYGDDPVSNQNIQYFLDRFYLSRISIRMLINQHTLIFDGSTNPAHPKHIGSIDPNCNVSEVVKDAYDMAKLLCDKYYMASPDLEIQEINTSNSKQPIHMVYVPSHLYHMLFELFKNAMRATVESHESSLVLPPIKVMVALGEEDLSIKMSDRGGGVPLRKIERLFSYMYSTAPTPQPGTGGTPLAGFGYGLPISRLYAKYFQGDLQLFSMEGFGTDAVIYLKALSTDSVERLPVYNKSAWRHYQTIQEAGDWCVPSTEPKNTSTYRVS; encoded by the exons ggTCCAGCAATGCCTGTGAGAAAACGTCATTCACCTTCCTGAGGCAGGAGCTGCCCGTGCGCCTGGCCAACATCATGAAAGAGATTAACCTGCTTCCCGACCGGGTGCTGAGCACGCCCTCGGTACAGCTGGTCCAGAGCTG GTATGTCCAAAGTCTCCTGGACATCATGGAGTTCCTGGACAAAGACCCCGAGGACCATCGTACCCTGAGCCA GTTCACCGATGCCCTGATCACCATCCGGAACCGCCACAACGACGTGGTGCCCACCATGGCGCAGGGCGTGCTGGAGTACAAGGACACCTACGGCGACGACCCGGTCTCCAACCAGAACATCCAGTACTTTCTGGACCGCTTCTACCTCAGCCGCATCTCCATCCGCATGCTCATCAACCAGCACA CCCTGATTTTTGACGGCAGCACCAACCCGGCCCACCCCAAACACATTGGCAGCATCGACCCCAACTGCAACGTCTCCGAGGTGGTGAAGG atGCCTATGATATGGCCAAGCTCCTGTGTGACAAGTACTACATGGCCTCCCCTGACTTGGAGATCCAAGAGATCAATA CCTCCAACTCCAAACAGCCAATTCACATGGTCTATGTCCCTTCCCACCTCTACCACATGCTTTTTGAACTCTTCAAG AATGCCATGCGCGCAACTGTGGAAAGCCACGAGTCCAGCCTTGTCCTCCCACCTATCAAGGTCATGGTGGCCTTGGGTGAGGAAGATCTGTCCATCAAA ATGAGTGACCGGGGTGGGGGAGTCCCCCTGAGGAAGATCGAGCGACTCTTCAGCTACATGTActccacagcccccaccccccagccaggcACTGGAGGGACCCCGCTG GCTGGCTTCGGGTACGGGCTCCCCATTTCCCGCCTCTATGCCAAGTACTTCCAGGGAGACCTGCAGCTCTTCTCCATGGAGGGCTTTGGGACCGATGCTGTCATCTACCTCAAG GCCCTGTCCACGGACTCCGTGGAACGCCTGCCCGTCTACAACAAGTCAGCCTGGCGTCACTACCAGACCATCCAGGAGGCGGGCGACTGGTGtgtgcccagcacggagcccaagaACACGTCCACCTACCGTGTCAGCTAG